A window from Bubalus kerabau isolate K-KA32 ecotype Philippines breed swamp buffalo chromosome 5, PCC_UOA_SB_1v2, whole genome shotgun sequence encodes these proteins:
- the LOC129654170 gene encoding prostate and testis expressed protein 13-like, producing MLMIRMISSSIPVTKAVVAKETAKSQESGDQSSVPRDRVLGASKWFQLCRQCEVHNGYSCNHVIGHCWKFKLPNLKRACVTDNFYYYDRIADRYNYRYTVLSCRTCEEGSFMIFHDLYRETFCCTEDNCNDPEKNMDISKVPVSYS from the exons ATGCTGATGATACGGATGATATCATCATCCATAC cagtcaCAAAGGCAGTGGTTGCAAAGGAAACAGCAAAGAGTCAGGaatcaggagaccagagttctgTTCCCA GAGACAGAGTCCTGGGTGCAAGCAAAT gGTTTCAGCTTTGCCGTCAATGTGAAGTCCACAATGGATACAGTTGCAACCACGTGATTGGACATTGCTGGAAATTTAAATTACCTAACCTGAAGAGAGCTTGTGTCACAGACAACTTTTACTATTATGATCGTATTGCAG ATAGATATAACTACAGATACACAGTGCTGTCTTGTAGGACTTGTGAAGAGGGATCATTCATGATATTTCATGACTTATATAGAGAAACGTTTTGCTGCACTGAAGACAATTGTAACGATCCTGAGAAAAATATGGACATTTCAAAGGTACCAGTGTCGTATTcataa
- the PATE3 gene encoding prostate and testis expressed protein 3: MAAVTPLKCITCHLRTQTDRCRRGFGVCVAKNYERCMILKIFQGGTLQLSYLVCQRFCRDLTYTFQGRTYVHKCCNYNYCNFKTLKYFYS; encoded by the exons CAGTGACACCACTGAAATGCATAACCTGCCACCTTCGTACACAGACAGATCGCTGTAGAAGAGGCTTTGGAGTCTGTGTTGCTAAGAATTATGAGAGATGCATGATCTTAAAGATCTTCCAGG GTGGAACCCTCCAGTTATCGTATCTGGTGTGTCAGAGATTCTGCAGAGATCTGACATACACTTTCCAGGGTCGAACTTATGTTCACAAATGCTGCAACTACAATTATTGTAACTTCAAAACGCTAAAATACTTCTACTCCTGA